One window from the genome of Verrucomicrobiia bacterium encodes:
- a CDS encoding ferric reductase-like transmembrane domain-containing protein — protein MSLAYRAIDWNRQKRIYDLTLVGLLALLLATFVGVSLWVSPNFTAETLIIRGTAVAALLLLHVLLCVGPLARLDPRFLPLLYNRRHLGVTMFLLALVHGVFSVFQFHALGDAHPLESVFTAYSQDYRVLAGGHVNVPHAPFEPFGVAALAILFLLAATSHDFWLRQLGASFWKTLHLGVYLAYGLLLVHIALGALQSERHLLYPALLALGFGVVAGLHLAAARQEARRDRAAGAAEREGFLAAGPADGVGEGRGRVVPGAGGGRIALFRHQGRIFATSNVCRHQGGPVGEGRIVDGCITCPWHGWNYRPDDGCSPPPFQELLATYDTKIVNGEVWVKRQPNPLRTRCPGAPVPMT, from the coding sequence ATGTCCCTCGCATACCGCGCCATTGATTGGAACCGGCAGAAGCGGATCTACGACCTGACGCTGGTCGGGCTGCTGGCCCTCTTGCTGGCGACTTTTGTCGGCGTGTCGCTGTGGGTTTCGCCGAACTTCACGGCCGAGACGCTGATCATCCGTGGCACCGCCGTCGCCGCGCTGCTGCTGCTGCATGTCCTCCTGTGCGTCGGACCGCTGGCCCGGCTTGATCCCCGCTTCCTGCCGCTGCTCTACAATCGCCGGCACCTGGGCGTGACGATGTTCCTGCTCGCCCTCGTGCACGGGGTGTTTTCGGTCTTCCAGTTTCATGCGCTCGGAGACGCACATCCGCTGGAGAGCGTCTTCACCGCCTACTCGCAGGACTATCGGGTGCTCGCCGGCGGCCACGTGAATGTTCCGCACGCTCCCTTCGAGCCGTTCGGGGTGGCGGCGCTCGCGATCCTGTTTCTGCTGGCGGCAACGAGTCATGACTTCTGGCTGCGCCAGCTTGGAGCGTCGTTCTGGAAGACCCTGCATCTTGGCGTGTACCTGGCGTACGGCCTGTTGCTGGTTCACATCGCGCTCGGCGCGCTGCAGTCGGAGCGGCATCTGCTGTACCCGGCACTCCTGGCGTTGGGTTTCGGGGTCGTCGCCGGACTCCATCTTGCCGCGGCGCGGCAGGAGGCGCGAAGAGACCGGGCGGCAGGTGCAGCGGAACGTGAAGGCTTTCTCGCGGCCGGCCCCGCGGACGGAGTCGGCGAAGGCCGTGGCCGGGTGGTGCCCGGCGCCGGCGGCGGAAGGATCGCACTGTTTCGTCACCAGGGTCGAATCTTCGCAACCTCCAACGTCTGCCGCCACCAGGGCGGTCCCGTGGGCGAGGGACGGATCGTGGACGGCTGCATCACCTGTCCGTGGCACGGGTGGAACTACCGGCCCGACGACGGCTGCAGTCCGCCGCCGTTCCAGGAATTGCTGGCGACCTACGACACGAAGATCGTGAACGGCGAGGTCTGGGTAAAGCGCCAGCCGAACCCGCTGCGGACGCGATGTCCCGGAGCGCCCGTCCCGATGACATGA
- a CDS encoding type II toxin-antitoxin system HicA family toxin has translation MNRRELIRHIEAYGCRLKREGGEHSLFHNPGTGAMQAIPRHSGIPDILCRKICRRLSVPDLKRR, from the coding sequence ATGAATCGTCGAGAGCTGATCCGGCACATTGAGGCCTACGGCTGCCGTCTCAAACGTGAAGGTGGGGAACATTCTTTATTTCACAATCCCGGCACGGGTGCAATGCAGGCGATTCCGCGCCACAGCGGTATTCCTGACATTCTCTGTCGGAAGATTTGCCGACGTTTGTCGGTGCCGGATCTCAAGCGACGCTAG
- a CDS encoding type II toxin-antitoxin system HicB family antitoxin has protein sequence MKNQFTAYVQREGEWFIATCPEVPEANGQGHSKQECLQSLAAAIELVFEERRASALSELKSDAEEVLVAVG, from the coding sequence ATGAAGAACCAGTTCACCGCCTATGTGCAGCGCGAAGGCGAGTGGTTTATCGCAACCTGTCCGGAAGTGCCCGAGGCCAACGGCCAGGGCCATTCCAAGCAGGAATGTCTGCAGAGCCTGGCAGCCGCCATTGAGCTGGTTTTCGAAGAGCGGCGTGCCTCGGCTCTCAGCGAGCTCAAGTCGGATGCCGAGGAGGTTCTGGTCGCAGTTGGATGA